A single Aminobacterium mobile DSM 12262 DNA region contains:
- a CDS encoding adenosylcobalamin-dependent ribonucleoside-diphosphate reductase, translating into MIKLFRERFNHHIDLDVLEHPAELRLSENAMWLLSQRYFIQRYDEEEGGTRQERSFEEFARRISRIIASAETLYLEKNDPQSLPWLQILEMNIFNDILNRCFLFNSPCLFSAGAGMTIVPELAERIYKSPTEMTFEDYATLLEAKTKNQQLFACFVINIPDSIEGIFDSVKDASIISKFGGGVGGNFGNLRERGADINGGTGGQASGPISFMETWNTMGSVVVQGGRRRAALMGMLYDNHPDIMDFIDAKVEEGKLSYFNISVCVSDRLIEAVHDDGDFPLLSRINGSVVRTLPARELWDKLCESAWRRGDPGVFFIDRANADNLLKLDKEWRIESTNPCGEQPLPNYTSCNLGSINVESFVTAKGGLPFFDMEAFVDQVYRSMYYLDLVIDACSYPLKRIEERTKKIRPVGLGIMGLADAAIMLGMRYGSESFNLYCTSLGESLAAAALCATEELVSSANKTPFDESHLVEKLFKLFKGETEGEDLFSEEWFARVDEEDLYALIATMRATEIIPYTLVNALESVLTYDAMGSEEERIQKVKNLLKALASGNIRNSRRLSIAPTGSISMLVDTSSGIEPNFAWSWTRRIMKTDGSGHELRQFCHKLLDEEQQEELQQTGALSNPIYVTAYDISTDEHVAVTGIFARYIDSGISKTVNLPNSATVDDVKRVYAMCYQMGAKGITIYRDGSRSAQPIEVKKKEEIERKAEEKTHTSKVKKRPGLIVFGKTIKQKTPWGSMYVTLNFDGCEPFEVFATIGKSGSELNAMTEALSRAISIGLRSGGKLEDFIATLKGLSGKEYWVFDYDDTHIARSIPDAIAMLLEKLIEKEGHLEEKHDLRCPECGSPMEMISGCAYCFSCGYSPCK; encoded by the coding sequence ATGATCAAACTGTTCCGCGAACGCTTCAACCACCATATCGACCTGGATGTTTTGGAACATCCCGCCGAACTTCGACTGTCTGAAAATGCCATGTGGCTTCTTTCCCAAAGGTATTTTATTCAGCGATACGATGAAGAAGAGGGGGGAACCCGTCAAGAACGATCTTTCGAGGAATTTGCTCGGCGCATATCACGTATCATAGCTAGTGCCGAAACCCTTTACCTTGAGAAAAACGATCCTCAGAGTCTTCCGTGGCTCCAAATTCTTGAAATGAACATCTTCAACGATATTCTCAACAGGTGTTTTCTTTTTAACTCGCCGTGTCTTTTCAGTGCTGGTGCGGGAATGACTATTGTGCCGGAATTGGCAGAACGGATTTACAAATCTCCAACGGAAATGACATTCGAAGACTATGCGACTCTCTTAGAGGCGAAAACGAAAAATCAACAGCTTTTCGCCTGCTTTGTCATCAACATCCCAGACAGCATAGAGGGGATCTTTGACTCTGTGAAAGACGCCAGCATCATAAGCAAATTCGGAGGTGGAGTAGGGGGAAACTTCGGCAACCTCAGAGAAAGAGGCGCCGATATAAATGGCGGAACGGGAGGGCAAGCCAGTGGCCCCATCTCCTTTATGGAGACATGGAACACCATGGGGTCGGTGGTTGTGCAGGGAGGACGGCGAAGAGCTGCCCTTATGGGGATGCTCTACGATAATCACCCTGATATTATGGATTTTATTGATGCCAAGGTTGAGGAAGGGAAGCTCTCTTACTTCAATATTTCTGTTTGTGTCTCTGATCGCCTTATTGAAGCTGTACATGACGATGGAGATTTTCCCCTCCTTTCTCGTATTAATGGGAGCGTAGTCCGTACGCTCCCAGCCAGAGAATTGTGGGATAAGCTCTGTGAAAGCGCTTGGAGAAGGGGAGATCCTGGCGTTTTCTTTATTGATCGTGCCAATGCTGATAACCTTCTAAAACTTGATAAAGAATGGCGTATCGAATCGACAAACCCTTGCGGTGAACAGCCTTTGCCTAACTACACAAGCTGCAACTTGGGTTCCATCAACGTGGAATCTTTTGTAACAGCAAAGGGAGGCTTGCCTTTCTTTGATATGGAAGCATTTGTGGATCAGGTATATCGGTCTATGTATTATCTTGATCTTGTGATCGACGCCTGTTCCTACCCATTGAAACGAATAGAGGAGCGGACAAAAAAAATCCGCCCAGTGGGCCTTGGTATTATGGGGCTTGCCGATGCTGCTATTATGCTGGGTATGCGTTATGGAAGCGAGAGTTTTAACTTGTACTGCACATCTCTGGGAGAAAGTTTAGCTGCCGCTGCATTGTGCGCTACTGAAGAACTCGTATCGTCAGCCAATAAAACTCCCTTTGACGAAAGTCATTTAGTAGAAAAACTTTTTAAACTTTTTAAGGGAGAAACGGAAGGAGAAGACCTTTTCTCAGAAGAATGGTTCGCCCGTGTTGACGAGGAGGATCTTTACGCTCTGATAGCCACCATGCGAGCAACGGAAATCATCCCTTATACACTGGTCAATGCTCTGGAAAGCGTGTTGACCTATGATGCTATGGGGAGTGAAGAAGAGCGGATCCAGAAGGTGAAAAACCTTTTAAAAGCTCTGGCTTCAGGCAACATTCGAAATAGTCGTCGTCTAAGCATTGCTCCTACCGGTTCTATTTCTATGCTTGTAGATACAAGTTCGGGAATCGAACCTAACTTTGCATGGTCATGGACACGGCGCATAATGAAGACTGATGGATCTGGCCATGAGCTTCGGCAATTCTGCCATAAACTGCTAGATGAAGAACAACAGGAAGAACTTCAACAAACAGGAGCTCTTTCTAACCCTATTTACGTTACAGCCTACGATATTTCTACTGATGAGCATGTGGCGGTAACAGGTATTTTTGCTCGGTACATCGATAGTGGAATTAGTAAAACTGTGAACCTTCCCAACTCTGCTACCGTGGATGACGTAAAACGTGTGTACGCCATGTGCTATCAAATGGGTGCCAAGGGAATTACTATTTATAGAGATGGATCCCGTTCTGCCCAACCTATCGAAGTGAAGAAAAAAGAAGAGATAGAGAGAAAGGCAGAGGAAAAAACTCATACCAGTAAAGTAAAGAAGCGGCCGGGTCTTATTGTTTTTGGCAAAACTATAAAGCAGAAAACGCCATGGGGAAGCATGTACGTTACCCTCAACTTTGATGGTTGCGAGCCTTTTGAGGTTTTTGCCACTATAGGTAAAAGCGGATCGGAGCTCAATGCTATGACAGAAGCTCTCTCTCGCGCCATATCCATTGGTTTGCGCAGCGGGGGCAAACTGGAAGACTTTATTGCTACATTGAAAGGGCTATCGGGAAAGGAATACTGGGTATTCGATTACGATGATACCCACATTGCCAGGTCTATTCCCGACGCTATAGCCATGTTGCTTGAGAAGCTTATTGAAAAAGAGGGACACCTGGAGGAAAAACATGATTTACGCTGCCCTGAGTGTGGTAGCCCCATGGAAATGATTTCCGGATGCGCCTACTGTTTTAGCTGTGGCTACTCGCCATGTAAGTAG
- a CDS encoding DUF1847 domain-containing protein, with product MQCHKCLAHPCQKGDPCETKESLPLYENDLDRRLVAVSSEIEALFYGEACRVDETLEFARRMRFKKLGLAFCVGFSEEATLLASIIEKEFELCSVCCKVGSLPKESVGAKLKPWVGTISCNPAEQARVLNESGSELNIVLGLCVGHDSVFYRHSVAPATTLVVKDRKLGHNPVAALYCPYIRKNLGKPLKERTK from the coding sequence ATGCAGTGTCATAAGTGCCTTGCCCACCCTTGTCAGAAAGGGGACCCTTGCGAAACCAAGGAGAGTCTGCCCCTGTATGAAAACGATCTTGATCGTCGTCTCGTTGCGGTGTCTTCTGAAATAGAAGCCCTCTTTTATGGAGAAGCCTGTCGAGTTGATGAAACATTGGAGTTTGCCAGACGCATGAGATTTAAAAAACTTGGCCTCGCCTTTTGCGTTGGATTTTCTGAAGAAGCAACTCTCCTTGCCTCAATTATTGAAAAGGAGTTTGAGCTTTGTTCCGTTTGCTGTAAAGTTGGCTCTCTTCCTAAAGAGAGTGTAGGTGCGAAGCTGAAGCCGTGGGTGGGCACGATCTCCTGCAATCCTGCAGAGCAAGCCAGGGTTTTAAACGAATCGGGAAGCGAACTTAATATTGTTTTAGGCCTTTGCGTAGGCCACGACTCTGTTTTTTATCGCCATTCTGTAGCCCCTGCGACGACCTTAGTGGTAAAAGACCGAAAGCTTGGGCATAATCCTGTAGCAGCTCTTTACTGCCCTTATATTCGAAAAAACTTAGGGAAACCACTGAAGGAAAGAACGAAATAA
- a CDS encoding RidA family protein, producing the protein MKKIIASPTAPKAVGPYSQAVLVNGFLFASGQLPVNPAVGKLVEGDIKNQFHQVMKNLSAVLKEAGLSFDDVVKTTIFLTDMANFSAVNEVYAEYFPGDKPARSCVQVAALPLGGQVEMELIACQK; encoded by the coding sequence ATGAAAAAAATAATTGCATCGCCGACAGCTCCTAAAGCTGTAGGACCTTATTCTCAGGCTGTTTTGGTGAATGGTTTCTTGTTTGCGTCAGGGCAGTTACCAGTGAATCCGGCAGTAGGAAAGCTTGTGGAAGGTGACATTAAAAATCAGTTCCATCAGGTGATGAAGAATCTCTCTGCTGTGTTGAAGGAAGCGGGTCTTTCTTTTGATGACGTGGTGAAGACAACCATTTTCCTTACTGATATGGCTAACTTCTCTGCGGTGAATGAAGTCTATGCCGAATATTTCCCTGGCGATAAACCAGCTCGTTCCTGCGTTCAGGTGGCAGCGCTGCCCCTTGGCGGTCAGGTAGAAATGGAGCTTATCGCCTGCCAGAAATAA
- the tsaA gene encoding tRNA (N6-threonylcarbamoyladenosine(37)-N6)-methyltransferase TrmO, whose translation MGLEYKLQSIGIIRSPFRQRKGMPIQPAGARGIRGSVEVLPEFEKGLQGLEGFSHIYLLYWFHLSEGFDLTVKPFMDVEHHGVFATRAPRRPNQIGLSVVRLVAIQQGKLIIEDVDILDGTPLLDIKPFVPEFDIFGREFRSGWLEKQDISPENVKADDRFSG comes from the coding sequence ATGGGTTTGGAATATAAGCTGCAAAGTATTGGGATTATCCGATCCCCTTTTAGACAGAGGAAAGGAATGCCTATCCAGCCAGCCGGTGCCCGAGGTATTCGTGGAAGTGTGGAAGTGCTTCCAGAATTTGAAAAAGGTCTTCAGGGCCTCGAAGGCTTTTCCCACATTTACCTTTTATACTGGTTTCATCTTTCAGAAGGCTTTGATCTGACAGTCAAGCCGTTTATGGACGTCGAGCATCACGGTGTTTTTGCCACCAGAGCCCCTCGTCGCCCTAACCAGATCGGGCTTTCTGTTGTTCGCCTTGTGGCTATTCAACAGGGTAAGCTTATTATAGAAGATGTGGATATTCTTGATGGGACCCCTCTTCTTGATATTAAACCTTTTGTGCCAGAGTTTGATATTTTTGGCAGAGAATTTCGGTCAGGATGGCTGGAAAAGCAAGACATTTCTCCAGAAAACGTGAAGGCCGACGACCGCTTTAGCGGTTAA
- a CDS encoding UPF0182 family protein gives MLLFVALLASLALPSFARFYTDYLWFKSLGHGSIFWTMLLPKWALFILSALVSFSFLFLNFRIARHNTLQLITADSPFGNVPKKFTSVVVLSASGFLAILNGLSTQRYWDMILRYLHSSSFGSVDPIFGKEMAFYIYKLPFLSFLQNWFMGLLILALVGAGFMYSFVIAPIVMGQHNPVPRTIFKHLSLLVATIALLWGAGFWLERFNLLYSPRGVAFGASYTDIHAELLALNVMWVLAIIVALLLAVGHYKKTWKFSLGIIGLLFASSLLLRGVYPGIIQKYVVEPNEFDKERPYIEYNIDATLKAYKLDSLETVSVVPESEVTWPMIDKNKETIQNVRLWDYDPLLRSFKQLQEIRSYYDFIDVDIDRYTFDGDYRQVMVAARELDFKNLQNPTWVNQRVEFTHGYGIVMNPVNEVGRSGLPALWIENIPPHIAVPIELNRPQIYYGEKPSSYVFVKTTEKEFDYPIGDSNARTTYEGSGGVSIGNFARRLLFALRFGDSKILFTNFFTSESRVLYYRNIQERLQRLAPFLFYDEDPYLVIHEGHLVWMQDAYTVTDRYPYAEPVLIGSGERQRNVKINYIRNSVKATVDAYDGTVHFYISDEKDPLIKTWAQIFPGLFQPMSYMPEGLKKHIRYPKDLFSVQSEILKIYHMQDPNTFYNKEDVWQTYKGSGNKEELGAFYVIMKIEEDQSAEFALITPFTPVGRDNMIAWMAGRCDGDRYGELFVYTFPKQKLIYGPAQVEALTNQHPDISAQLSLWSQRGSDVIKGNIIVIPIEKAVLYVQPLYLKAENSDLPELKRVIVSTGGRVVWAERLDEALEKLLGKREGVAVPSKVVSPERPADVTKPAEEIDTTQKQRIRIMIEEAQKTWETAQEALRLGDWAQYGEAMKHLETLLQSLYRSTQE, from the coding sequence TTGTTGTTGTTTGTTGCTCTTCTCGCTTCTCTTGCTCTCCCCTCTTTCGCTCGTTTTTATACAGATTATCTTTGGTTTAAATCTCTGGGACATGGTTCCATATTCTGGACGATGCTCCTTCCCAAATGGGCTCTTTTTATACTATCAGCTCTCGTCTCTTTCTCGTTTCTTTTCCTGAATTTTCGAATAGCTCGTCACAATACGTTACAGCTTATAACTGCAGATTCCCCTTTCGGGAATGTTCCCAAAAAGTTTACTTCTGTTGTGGTTCTCTCTGCATCCGGTTTTTTAGCTATACTCAACGGTCTTTCCACTCAGAGGTACTGGGACATGATCCTCCGTTATCTCCATAGCAGCTCTTTTGGTTCTGTAGATCCTATCTTCGGGAAGGAAATGGCTTTTTACATTTATAAACTTCCTTTCTTAAGCTTCCTACAAAACTGGTTTATGGGACTTCTTATTCTGGCTCTTGTTGGTGCGGGCTTTATGTATTCTTTTGTCATCGCTCCAATTGTTATGGGGCAACATAACCCAGTTCCACGTACAATTTTTAAACATCTATCCCTTTTGGTAGCAACTATAGCCCTCCTTTGGGGTGCCGGTTTTTGGCTCGAACGGTTCAATCTTCTCTATTCTCCCCGGGGCGTGGCTTTCGGAGCCAGCTATACCGATATACATGCCGAGCTGTTGGCTTTGAACGTTATGTGGGTTCTGGCCATTATCGTGGCTCTGCTTTTAGCGGTAGGGCACTACAAGAAAACGTGGAAATTCTCCTTAGGGATTATTGGCCTTTTGTTTGCCTCCTCTCTCCTTCTGCGAGGCGTGTACCCTGGCATTATCCAAAAGTACGTTGTAGAGCCCAATGAATTTGACAAAGAACGACCATATATAGAGTACAACATAGACGCAACATTAAAAGCTTATAAACTAGATTCGCTGGAAACAGTCTCTGTGGTTCCAGAATCAGAAGTTACATGGCCTATGATAGATAAAAACAAAGAGACAATTCAGAACGTGCGTTTATGGGACTACGACCCTCTTCTCAGGAGTTTTAAACAGCTTCAGGAAATTCGATCTTACTATGATTTTATTGACGTGGATATCGACCGATATACTTTTGATGGCGATTATCGTCAGGTTATGGTTGCTGCGAGAGAACTAGATTTTAAAAACCTTCAGAACCCCACATGGGTGAACCAGCGTGTAGAGTTTACACATGGCTACGGAATTGTAATGAATCCGGTTAACGAAGTGGGGCGCAGTGGACTTCCTGCGCTCTGGATTGAAAACATTCCACCTCATATAGCAGTTCCCATAGAACTAAATCGTCCTCAAATTTATTACGGAGAGAAACCTAGCTCCTATGTTTTTGTTAAAACTACGGAAAAAGAATTCGACTACCCTATTGGGGATTCTAATGCGAGAACGACCTACGAAGGAAGTGGGGGCGTTTCTATTGGCAACTTTGCCAGACGGCTCCTCTTTGCTCTGCGTTTTGGAGACTCTAAAATTCTTTTTACAAACTTTTTTACTTCTGAAAGCCGCGTGCTTTACTACCGAAACATACAGGAACGACTGCAACGGTTAGCTCCTTTCCTTTTCTATGATGAGGACCCCTATCTCGTTATTCATGAGGGGCATCTTGTATGGATGCAAGACGCCTATACAGTAACTGATCGGTATCCCTACGCAGAGCCTGTCCTTATTGGCTCCGGAGAAAGGCAACGTAACGTTAAAATCAACTACATTCGCAATAGTGTAAAAGCCACAGTCGATGCATATGACGGGACCGTCCATTTTTATATTTCAGACGAGAAGGATCCTTTAATTAAAACATGGGCTCAAATTTTCCCAGGCCTTTTCCAGCCTATGAGCTACATGCCTGAAGGCCTGAAAAAACATATTCGATACCCTAAAGACCTTTTTTCTGTGCAAAGTGAGATATTAAAAATCTACCACATGCAAGACCCTAATACTTTCTATAACAAAGAAGATGTATGGCAAACATATAAAGGCAGTGGGAATAAAGAAGAACTTGGGGCTTTTTATGTCATTATGAAGATAGAGGAAGATCAATCTGCAGAATTCGCCCTCATCACACCTTTTACCCCCGTCGGTCGCGACAACATGATCGCATGGATGGCGGGAAGATGTGATGGTGACCGTTATGGAGAACTTTTTGTTTACACGTTCCCAAAGCAAAAACTGATCTATGGGCCCGCTCAAGTGGAAGCCCTTACAAACCAGCACCCAGATATCTCTGCCCAGCTTTCTTTGTGGAGCCAAAGAGGCTCTGATGTTATAAAAGGTAATATTATTGTTATTCCAATAGAGAAAGCCGTTCTTTACGTTCAGCCTCTCTATCTCAAAGCCGAAAATAGTGATTTGCCGGAACTGAAACGAGTTATTGTTTCCACCGGAGGGCGAGTTGTATGGGCAGAACGTCTTGACGAAGCCCTGGAAAAGCTTTTAGGGAAACGAGAAGGGGTAGCAGTTCCATCAAAGGTTGTCTCGCCAGAAAGACCTGCGGATGTAACGAAACCTGCTGAAGAAATAGATACTACACAAAAACAACGGATACGAATAATGATAGAAGAAGCACAAAAGACTTGGGAAACAGCACAGGAAGCCCTTCGTCTCGGAGACTGGGCCCAATATGGAGAAGCTATGAAGCATCTTGAAACGTTACTTCAGTCGTTGTATCGTTCTACACAAGAGTAA
- the fumC gene encoding class II fumarate hydratase: MEYRVERDSLGEVQVPADKKWGAQTQRSLENFKIGTETMPYDILKAFFILKKAAAVVNCNLELLDKERSNAIVQAADEALEGKLQEHFPLVVWQTGSGTQTNMNVNEVLAHRANEITGNSPVVHPNDHVNCSQSSNDTFPTAMHIAAVLAIEDNVLPALRRLHETLSKKSAEFQHIVKVGRTHLQDATPLTLGQEVSGWVRMLERCGAMILNGSNMLKDLALGGTAVGTGLNSHPDFASCVAEHISFLTGKSFCTAENKFHSLTSKDELVFAHGALKSLAADLMKIANDIRWLASGPRCGLGEITIPANEPGSSIMPGKVNPTQCEAVTMVAVQIMGNDSAIGFAASQGNFELNVFMPVIIYNFLQSCRLLADAMNSFEEHCACGLKPCQKRIDMYLQNSLMLVTALTPHIGYDKAAEIAKKAHKEGTSLKEAALQLGYVTTEEFERWVCPQKMVAPSLLHRE, translated from the coding sequence ATGGAATATCGGGTGGAGCGAGACTCTCTAGGAGAAGTACAAGTCCCAGCAGATAAAAAGTGGGGAGCCCAGACGCAAAGGAGCCTTGAAAATTTTAAAATTGGCACTGAAACAATGCCTTACGACATTCTGAAAGCATTTTTTATTCTTAAAAAAGCTGCGGCTGTTGTGAACTGCAACCTAGAGCTCCTTGATAAGGAAAGAAGTAACGCCATCGTGCAAGCGGCTGACGAAGCCTTAGAAGGTAAACTTCAGGAACATTTCCCTCTTGTAGTATGGCAAACGGGCAGCGGCACCCAAACAAATATGAACGTGAACGAAGTTCTTGCTCATCGAGCGAATGAAATTACCGGCAATTCCCCAGTTGTTCATCCTAACGATCACGTTAATTGTTCTCAAAGTTCTAACGATACGTTCCCCACGGCTATGCATATAGCGGCTGTTCTTGCCATAGAAGACAACGTTTTGCCGGCTCTTCGCCGCCTCCATGAAACACTTTCGAAAAAATCGGCAGAGTTCCAGCATATTGTGAAAGTGGGGAGAACTCATTTACAAGATGCTACACCTCTTACTCTGGGGCAGGAAGTAAGTGGATGGGTGAGGATGCTTGAACGTTGCGGAGCCATGATTCTTAATGGATCCAACATGTTGAAAGATTTGGCCCTTGGAGGAACAGCCGTTGGTACTGGCCTGAATAGCCATCCAGATTTCGCTTCTTGCGTGGCTGAACATATAAGTTTTCTCACAGGGAAATCCTTTTGTACGGCAGAAAATAAATTTCATTCTCTTACAAGTAAAGACGAACTCGTGTTTGCACATGGCGCACTCAAATCCTTAGCGGCTGATCTCATGAAGATAGCCAACGATATTCGCTGGTTGGCCTCTGGTCCTCGCTGCGGTCTGGGGGAGATAACCATCCCCGCTAATGAGCCGGGTAGCTCTATTATGCCCGGAAAAGTGAATCCCACCCAATGCGAAGCTGTAACCATGGTAGCTGTACAGATAATGGGCAACGACAGTGCTATTGGTTTTGCCGCCAGTCAGGGAAATTTTGAGCTGAATGTATTTATGCCTGTCATTATCTATAATTTCTTACAGTCATGTCGCCTCCTTGCCGATGCAATGAACTCCTTTGAGGAGCATTGCGCCTGTGGCTTAAAACCATGCCAGAAACGCATTGATATGTACCTTCAGAACTCTCTGATGCTTGTTACAGCTCTTACACCCCATATTGGTTATGATAAGGCGGCAGAAATTGCCAAGAAAGCTCATAAAGAGGGGACGTCATTAAAAGAAGCGGCGTTGCAACTTGGATATGTAACGACAGAGGAGTTTGAGAGGTGGGTATGCCCTCAGAAAATGGTTGCTCCATCGTTACTTCACAGAGAGTAG
- a CDS encoding serine dehydratase subunit alpha family protein yields the protein MFSVKEFLRSEVTPALGCTEPGAVALAVARARQEIGNESVRFVEVTVSGSIYKNGIAVSIPGTQGLKGNVIAAALSSVCGNAEYGLEVLKDCSREAVQQAQKCIDQGRIKVLPDMNKNGVYVKAVVTTDQHISECVIEGSHTNIVQVTLDGKSRYELQGISEKNKSDVKNISDQIKIMAYRDLARLINDIDEEDIEYVMEGVRMNMEIAMLGLDPTRKTGLGVGKTVMKLVGDSNDSRTLGDRIKAISAAASDARMSGAALPVMSSAGSGNHGITAILPVAIVGKYYQKNREEIARAIVLSHLSTSFIKSRMGRLSPICGCSVAAGAGAAAGIAYLLSQDICKAEKAMAILVSNLVGMICDGAKDTCALKVGTGAYEAYCAAMMVLEGHELDGPQGVVDETIEKTVENAAAINVEGMKNVDRIIINFISNRYKEEVSAKNAVS from the coding sequence ATGTTTTCAGTGAAAGAGTTTTTGCGCTCTGAAGTTACACCAGCTCTTGGGTGTACCGAGCCCGGTGCTGTGGCTTTGGCTGTGGCCCGGGCGCGTCAGGAAATAGGGAATGAGAGTGTGAGGTTTGTTGAGGTTACAGTAAGTGGCAGTATCTACAAAAATGGCATAGCTGTAAGCATTCCTGGCACACAAGGGTTAAAAGGGAATGTAATTGCGGCTGCTTTATCTTCTGTTTGCGGCAATGCCGAGTATGGCCTTGAAGTATTAAAAGATTGTTCGAGAGAGGCTGTGCAACAGGCACAAAAATGTATAGATCAAGGTAGAATTAAAGTTCTACCTGATATGAACAAGAATGGCGTTTATGTTAAGGCTGTAGTAACCACGGACCAACATATATCAGAGTGCGTAATTGAAGGAAGTCATACAAATATTGTTCAAGTTACCCTCGATGGCAAATCTCGGTATGAACTGCAGGGAATTTCCGAAAAGAACAAGAGTGATGTAAAAAATATTTCCGACCAAATTAAGATAATGGCCTACCGTGATCTCGCACGTCTTATTAACGACATAGACGAAGAAGACATAGAGTATGTTATGGAAGGCGTACGCATGAACATGGAAATTGCCATGCTGGGGCTTGATCCAACGCGAAAAACAGGGCTCGGAGTAGGAAAAACTGTAATGAAACTTGTTGGCGACAGCAATGATTCCCGAACCCTTGGCGATAGAATAAAAGCTATTTCTGCAGCTGCATCGGATGCCAGAATGTCTGGAGCAGCTCTTCCCGTTATGAGCAGCGCTGGAAGTGGCAATCATGGTATTACCGCTATTTTGCCAGTAGCCATAGTGGGGAAATATTATCAAAAAAACAGGGAAGAAATAGCTCGTGCTATAGTTTTAAGCCATCTTTCCACAAGCTTTATAAAAAGCCGCATGGGGCGCTTGAGTCCCATATGTGGGTGTAGTGTAGCAGCCGGTGCTGGAGCAGCGGCCGGCATAGCCTACCTTTTGTCTCAAGATATATGCAAGGCAGAAAAAGCCATGGCGATTCTCGTAAGCAACCTTGTTGGCATGATTTGCGATGGAGCCAAAGACACGTGTGCTCTCAAAGTTGGGACAGGGGCGTATGAAGCCTATTGTGCTGCAATGATGGTATTAGAGGGGCATGAACTAGATGGCCCTCAAGGAGTTGTAGATGAAACCATTGAAAAAACCGTGGAAAATGCTGCCGCTATTAATGTGGAGGGCATGAAAAACGTGGATCGTATCATTATTAATTTCATTTCAAACCGCTACAAAGAGGAGGTTTCAGCTAAAAATGCAGTGTCATAA
- a CDS encoding MalY/PatB family protein: MGTYNFDAIIDRHHTSCEKWDFMTKKFGRDDLLAMWVADMDFTAPPEVTEVLKNRVDHGIFGYTGKSDNYFRSIVEWVEKRHKWEIEAEWIRHSPGVVPALSMAVLAFTKPGDGIIVQPPVYPPFFSAASGRGRHIIENPLVERHGRFEMDFEDLEKKIDSSVKMIFLCSPHNPVGRVWTKEELTKLGEICLRHNLIVVSDEIHSDIIYKGFHHIPMASLSPEIASRTITCIAPSKTFNIAGLSTSAVIIPDPQIRDAYTSVLNFLHIDGGNLFGTFALEAAYRKGEPWLLALLEYLEGNVNFIEKYLTENLPDIKLVRPEGTYVPFLDCRGLGLSGEDLFNLMINKARVAMNNGAWFGTGGEGFMRMNIATPRALIKEGLDRISRAVACIEK; this comes from the coding sequence GTGGGCACATACAACTTCGATGCAATTATTGATCGACACCATACGTCCTGTGAAAAATGGGATTTTATGACGAAGAAATTTGGCCGTGACGATCTTCTGGCCATGTGGGTTGCAGATATGGATTTTACAGCTCCTCCTGAGGTTACGGAGGTATTAAAAAATCGAGTTGATCATGGAATTTTCGGCTATACAGGGAAAAGTGACAATTATTTTCGATCCATTGTAGAGTGGGTTGAGAAACGACACAAGTGGGAAATAGAAGCGGAATGGATTCGCCATTCTCCGGGAGTTGTTCCTGCCCTTTCCATGGCTGTTCTTGCCTTTACGAAGCCAGGAGATGGAATTATCGTGCAACCTCCTGTGTACCCCCCTTTCTTTAGCGCTGCTAGCGGGCGTGGACGCCATATTATAGAGAATCCATTAGTAGAGCGACATGGCCGTTTCGAAATGGATTTTGAAGATCTTGAGAAAAAAATAGATTCTTCCGTGAAAATGATTTTCCTTTGCAGCCCTCACAACCCTGTAGGAAGGGTTTGGACCAAAGAGGAGCTCACGAAGCTTGGAGAAATTTGTCTTCGCCACAATTTGATTGTGGTTTCTGACGAGATTCACTCAGATATTATTTACAAGGGCTTTCACCATATTCCCATGGCATCTCTTTCCCCGGAGATCGCTTCCAGAACTATTACTTGCATAGCCCCGAGCAAGACTTTCAATATTGCGGGGCTTTCTACATCGGCAGTAATTATTCCAGATCCTCAAATTCGGGATGCCTATACTTCTGTTTTAAACTTCCTTCACATTGATGGAGGGAACCTTTTTGGCACCTTTGCCCTAGAAGCTGCTTATAGGAAAGGGGAGCCGTGGCTTCTTGCTTTGCTAGAGTATTTGGAAGGAAACGTGAATTTTATTGAAAAATATCTAACTGAAAATCTTCCCGACATTAAACTTGTACGGCCTGAAGGAACATATGTCCCATTCCTTGATTGCAGAGGACTTGGCCTTTCTGGTGAAGATCTTTTCAATCTTATGATTAACAAAGCGCGAGTGGCCATGAACAATGGAGCTTGGTTTGGCACGGGAGGGGAAGGCTTTATGAGAATGAATATCGCCACACCCCGGGCCTTGATCAAAGAAGGCCTTGACAGAATATCCCGAGCTGTTGCCTGTATTGAAAAATAG